A single genomic interval of Lynx canadensis isolate LIC74 chromosome A2, mLynCan4.pri.v2, whole genome shotgun sequence harbors:
- the ADGRL1 gene encoding adhesion G protein-coupled receptor L1 isoform X1, which translates to MARLAAVLWSLCITAVLVTSATQGLSRAGLPFGLMRRELACEGYPIELRCPGSDVIMVENANYGRTDDKICDADPFQMENVQCYLPDAFKIMSQRCNNRTQCVVVAGSDAFPDPCPGTYKYLEVQYDCVPYKVEQKVFVCPGTLQKVLEPTSTHESEHQSGAWCKDPLQAGDRIYVMPWIPYRTDTLTEYASWEDYVAARHTTTYRLPNRVDGTGFVVYDGAVFYNKERTRNIVKYDLRTRIKSGETVINTANYHDTSPYRWGGKTDIDLAVDENGLWVIYATEGNNGRLVVSQLNPYTLRFEGTWETGYDKRSASNAFMVCGVLYVLRSVYVDDDSEAAGNRVDYAFNTNANREEPVSLAFPNPYQFVSSVDYNPRDNQLYVWNNYFVVRYSLEFGPPDPSAGPATSPPVSTTTTARPTPLTSTASPAATTPLRRVPLTTHPVGAINQLGPDLPPATAPAPSTRRPPAPNLHVSPELFCEPREVRRVQWPATQQGMLVERPCPKGTRGIASFQCLPALGLWNPRGPDLSNCTSPWVNQVAQKIKSGENAANIASELARHTRGSIYAGDVSSSVKLMEQLLDILDAQLQALRPIERESAGKNYNKMHKRERTCKDYIKAVVETVDNLLRPEALESWKDMNATEQVHTATMLLDVLEEGAFLLADNVREPARFLAAKQNVVLEVTVLNTEGQVQELVFPQEYPSENSIQLSANTIKQNSRNGVVKVVFILYNNLGLFLSTENATVKLAGEAGSGGPGGASLVVNSQVIAASINKESSRVFLMDPVIFTVAHLEAKNHFNANCSFWNYSERSMLGYWSTQGCRLVESNKTHTTCACSHLTNFAVLMAHHEIYQGRINELLLSVITWVGIVISLVCLAICISTFCFLRGLQTDRNTIHKNLCINLFLAELLFLVGIDKTQYEIACPIFAGLLHYFFLAAFSWLCLEGVHLYLLLVEVFESEYSRTKYYYLGGYCFPALVVGIAAAIDYRSYGTEKACWLRVDNYFIWSFIGPVSFVIVVNLVFLMVTLHKMIRSSSVLKPDSSRLDNIKSWALGAIALLFLLGLTWAFGLLFINKESVVMAYLFTTFNAFQGVFIFVFHCALQKKVHKEYSKCLRHSYCCIRSPPGGAHGSLKTSAMRSNTRYYTGTQSRIRRMWNDTVRKQTESSFMAGDINSTPTLNRGTMGNHLLTNPVLQPRGGTSPYNTLIAESVGFNPSSPPVFNSPGSYREPKHPLGGREACGMDTLPLNGNFNNSYSLRSGDFPPGDGASEPPRGRNLADAAAFEKMIISELVHNNLRGGSSGAKGPPPPEPPVPPVPGGGGEEEAGGPGGADRAEIELLYKALEEPLLLPRAQSVLYQSDLDESESCTAEDGATSRPLSSPPGRDSLYASGANLRDSPSYPDSSPEGPSEALPPPPPAPPGPPEIYYTSRPPALVARNPLQGYYQVRRPSHEGYLAAPGLEGPGPDGDGQMQLVTSL; encoded by the exons ATGGCCCGCCTGGCCGCTGTGCTGTGGAGTCTCTGCATCACCGCCGTCCTGGTCACCTCGGCCACCCAAG GCCTGAGCCGGGCTGGGCTCCCGTTCGGGCTGATGCGCCGGGAGCTGGCGTGCGAAGGCTATCCCATTGAGCTGCGGTGCCCAGGCAGCGACGTCATCATGGTGGAGAACGCCAACTATGGGCGCACAGACGACAAGATCTGTGACGCCGACCCTTTCCAGATGGAGAACGTGCAGTGCTACCTGCCTGATGCCTTCAAGATCATGTCACAGAG GTGTAACAACCGCACCCAGTGCGTGGTGGTTGCCGGCTCTGACGCCTTTCCCGACCCCTGTCCTGGGACCTACAAGTACCTGGAGGTGCAGTACGACTGTGTCCCCTACA AAGTGGAGCAGAAAG TCTTCGTGTGCCCAGGGACCCTGCAGAAGGTGTTGGAGCCCACCTCCACGCACGAGTCGGAACACCAGTCTGGCGCCTGGTGCAAGGACCCGCTGCAGGCGGGCGACCGTATCTACGTCATGCCCTGGATCCCCTACCGCACGGACACGCTGACCGAGTACGCCTCGTGGGAGGACTACGTGGCCGCGCGCCACACCACCACCTACCGCCTGCCCAACCGCGTGGACGGCACGGGTTTCGTGGTCTACGATGGCGCCGTCTTCTACAACAAGGAGCGCACGCGCAACATCGTCAAGTACGACCTGCGCACGCGCATCAAGAGTGGGGAGACGGTCATCAACACCGCCAACTACCACGACACCTCGCCCTACCGCTGGGGGGGCAAGACCGACATCGACCTAGCCGTGGACGAGAACGGGCTGTGGGTCATTTACGCCACCGAGGGCAACAACGGGCGCCTGGTGGTGAGCCAGCTCAACCCCTACACGCTGCGTTTCGAGGGCACGTGGGAGACCGGCTACGACAAGCGCTCGGCGTCCAACGCCTTCATGGTGTGCGGGGTCCTGTACGTGCTGCGCTCCGTGTACGTGGACGACGACAGCGAGGCGGCGGGCAACCGCGTGGACTACGCCTTCAACACCAACGCCAACCGCGAGGAGCCCGTGAGCCTGGCCTTCCCCAACCCCTACCAGTTCGTCTCCTCCGTGGACTACAACCCTCGCGACAACCAGCTTTACGTCTGGAACAACTATTTTGTGGTGCGCTACAGCCTGGAGTTCGGGCCGCCCGACCCCAGTGCGG GCCCAGCCACTTCCCCACCTGTCAGCACGACCACCACAGCCCGACCCACACCCCTCACCAGCACGGCCTCGCCCGCAGCCACCACCCCGCTCCGCCGGGTGCCCCTCACCACACACCCTGTGGGTGCCATCAACCAGCTGGGACCTGACCTGCCTCCAGCCAcagccccagctcccagcacccggcggcccccagcccccaacctGCACGTGTCCCCAGAGCTCTTCTGTGAACCTAGAGAGGTGCGGCGGGTCCAGTGGCCGGCCACCCAGCAGGGCATGCTGGTGGAGAGGCCCTGCCCCAAGGGGACCCGAG GAATTGCCTCCTTCCAGTGTCTACCAGCCCTGGGGCTCTGGAACCCCCGGGGCCCTGACCTCAGCAACTGCACCTCCCCCTGGGTCAACCAGGTGGCCCAGAAG ATCAAGAGCGGGGAAAATGCAGCCAACATTGCCAGTGAGCTAGCCCGTCACACCCGAGGCTCCATCTATGCGGGTGACGTGTCCTCCTCCGTGAAGCTGATGGAGCAGCTGCTGGATATTCTGGACGCCCAGCTGCAGGCCTTGCGGCCCATCGAGCGCGAGTCAGCTGGCAAGAACTACAACAAG aTGCACAAGCGGGAGAGAACCTGCAAAGACTACATCAAG GCTGTGGTAGAGACTGTGGACAACCTGCTGCGGCCAGAGGCTCTGGAATCCTGGAAGGACATGAACGCTACGGAGCAGGTGCACACAGCCACCATGCTCTTGGATGTCCTGGAGGAGGGTGCCTTCCTGCTGGCCGACAATGTCAGGGAGCCCGCCCGCTTCCTGGCTGCCAAGCAGAATGTGG TCCTGGAGGTGACAGTCCTCAACACCGAGGGCCAAGTGCAGGAGCTGGTGTTCCCCCAGGAGTACCCAAGCGAGAACTCCATCCAGCTGTCCGCCAATACCATCAAGCAGAACAGCCGCAACG GTGTAGTCAAAGTCGTTTTCATCCTCTACAACAACCTGGGTCTCTTCCTGTCCACCGAGAACGCCACAGTGAAGCTGGCAGGTGAAGCAGGTTCAGGTGGCCCAGGCGGCGCCTCCCTGGTGGTGAATTCGCAGGTCATCGCAGCGTCCATCAACAAGGAGTCCAGTCGAGTCTTTCTCATGGACCCTGTCATCTTCACCGTGGCCCACCTGGAG GCCAAGAACCACTTCAATGCTAACTGCTCCTTCTGGAACTACTCGGAGCGTTCCATGCTGGGCTACTGGTCAACCCAGGGCTGCCGCCTGGTGGAGTCCAACAAGACCCACACCACGTGTGCCTGCAGCCACCTCACCAACTTCGCCGTGCTGATGGCCCACCACGAGATC TACCAGGGCCGCATCAATGAGCTGCTGTTGTCGGTCATCACCTGGGTGGGCATCGTGATCTCCCTCGTCTGCCTGGCCATCTGTATCTCTACCTTCTGCTTCTTGCGGGGGCTGCAGACTGACCGCAACACCATCCACAAGAACCTGTGCATCAACCTCTTCCTGGCTGAGCTGCTCTTCCTGGTCGGGATCGACAAGACTCAGTATGAG ATCGCCTGCCCCATCTTCGCTGGCTTGCTGCACTACTTCTTCCTGGCCGCCTTCTCCTGGCTGTGCCTGGAGGGTGTGCACCTCTATCTGCTGCTGGTGGAAGTGTTTGAGAGCGAGTACTCCCGTACCAAGTACTACTACTTGGGGGGCTACTGCTTCCCGGCACTGGTGGTGGGCATCGCGGCTGCCATCGACTACCGCAGCTATGGCACCGAGAAGGC CTGCTGGCTCCGAGTGGACAATTATTTCATCTGGAGCTTCATCGGGCCAGTCTCCTTTGTTATCGTG GTGAACCTGGTGTTCCTCATGGTGACCCTGCACAAGATGATCCGGAGCTCATCTGTGCTCAAGCCCGACTCCAGTCGCCTCGACAACATTAA atcCTGGGCCCTGGGGGCCATCGCGCTGCTCTTCCTGCTGGGTCTCACTTGGGCTTTCGGCCTGCTCTTCATCAATAAGGAGTCGGTGGTCATGGCCTATCTCTTCACCACTTTCAACGCCTTCCAGGGGGTCTTCATCTTTGTCTTTCACTGCGCCTTACAGAAGAAG gtGCACAAGGAGTACAGCAAGTGCCTGCGTCACTCCTACTGCTGCATCCGTTCCCCCCCCGGGGGCGCTCACGGCTCACTGAAGACCTCAGCCATGCGGAGCAACACCCGCTACTACACAGGGACCCAG AGCCGAATCCGGAGGATGTGGAACGACACCGTGAGGAAACAGACGGAGTCCTCCTTCATGGCAGGCGACATCAACAGTACCCCCACCCTGAACAGAG GTACCATGGGGAACCACCTGCTGACCAACCCCGTGCTACAGCCCCGTGGGGGCACCAGCCCCTACAACACCCTCATTGCTGAGTCGGTGGGCTTCAATCCCTCCTCGCCCCCTGTCTTCAACTCCCCAG GGAGCTACCGGGAACCCA AGCACCCTCTGGGAGGCCGGGAAGCCTGTGGCATGGACACACTGCCCCTCAATGGCAACTTCAACAACAGTTACTCCTTGCGAAGTGGGGATTTCCCTCCAGGGGATGGGGCCTCCGAGCCACCGCGAGGCCGGAACCTGGCCGACGCTGCCGCCTTCGAGAAGATGATCATCTCAGAGCTGGTACACAACAACCTGCGGGGCGGCAGCAGCGGGGCCAAGGGCCCTCCACCACCCGAACCCCCCGTGCCACCTGTGCCAGGGGGCGGTGGCGAGGAAGAAGCAGGCGGGCCTGGGGGTGCTGACCGGGCAGAGATCGAACTTCTCTACAAGGCCCTGGAGGAGCCGCTGCTGCTGCCCCGGGCCCAGTCGGTGCTGTACCAGAGCGATCTGGATGAGTCGGAGAGCTGCACTGCGGAGGATGGGGCCACCAGccggcccctctcctcccctccggGCCGGGACTCCCTCTATGCCAGCGGGGCCAACCTGCGGGACTCGCCCTCCTACCCGGACAGCAGCCCCGAGGGGCCCAGCGAggccctcccaccacccccgccTGCGCCCCCCGGTCCCCCCGAAATCTACTACACCTCGCGCCCACCGGCCCTGGTGGCCCGGAACCCCCTGCAGGGCTACTACCAGGTGCGGCGGCCCAGCCACGAGGGCTACCTGGCAGCCCCAGGCCTCGAGGGGCCAGGGCCCGACGGGGATGGGCAGATGCAGCTGGTCACCAGTCTCTGA
- the ADGRL1 gene encoding adhesion G protein-coupled receptor L1 isoform X2: MARLAAVLWSLCITAVLVTSATQGLSRAGLPFGLMRRELACEGYPIELRCPGSDVIMVENANYGRTDDKICDADPFQMENVQCYLPDAFKIMSQRCNNRTQCVVVAGSDAFPDPCPGTYKYLEVQYDCVPYIFVCPGTLQKVLEPTSTHESEHQSGAWCKDPLQAGDRIYVMPWIPYRTDTLTEYASWEDYVAARHTTTYRLPNRVDGTGFVVYDGAVFYNKERTRNIVKYDLRTRIKSGETVINTANYHDTSPYRWGGKTDIDLAVDENGLWVIYATEGNNGRLVVSQLNPYTLRFEGTWETGYDKRSASNAFMVCGVLYVLRSVYVDDDSEAAGNRVDYAFNTNANREEPVSLAFPNPYQFVSSVDYNPRDNQLYVWNNYFVVRYSLEFGPPDPSAGPATSPPVSTTTTARPTPLTSTASPAATTPLRRVPLTTHPVGAINQLGPDLPPATAPAPSTRRPPAPNLHVSPELFCEPREVRRVQWPATQQGMLVERPCPKGTRGIASFQCLPALGLWNPRGPDLSNCTSPWVNQVAQKIKSGENAANIASELARHTRGSIYAGDVSSSVKLMEQLLDILDAQLQALRPIERESAGKNYNKMHKRERTCKDYIKAVVETVDNLLRPEALESWKDMNATEQVHTATMLLDVLEEGAFLLADNVREPARFLAAKQNVVLEVTVLNTEGQVQELVFPQEYPSENSIQLSANTIKQNSRNGVVKVVFILYNNLGLFLSTENATVKLAGEAGSGGPGGASLVVNSQVIAASINKESSRVFLMDPVIFTVAHLEAKNHFNANCSFWNYSERSMLGYWSTQGCRLVESNKTHTTCACSHLTNFAVLMAHHEIYQGRINELLLSVITWVGIVISLVCLAICISTFCFLRGLQTDRNTIHKNLCINLFLAELLFLVGIDKTQYEIACPIFAGLLHYFFLAAFSWLCLEGVHLYLLLVEVFESEYSRTKYYYLGGYCFPALVVGIAAAIDYRSYGTEKACWLRVDNYFIWSFIGPVSFVIVVNLVFLMVTLHKMIRSSSVLKPDSSRLDNIKSWALGAIALLFLLGLTWAFGLLFINKESVVMAYLFTTFNAFQGVFIFVFHCALQKKVHKEYSKCLRHSYCCIRSPPGGAHGSLKTSAMRSNTRYYTGTQSRIRRMWNDTVRKQTESSFMAGDINSTPTLNRGTMGNHLLTNPVLQPRGGTSPYNTLIAESVGFNPSSPPVFNSPGSYREPKHPLGGREACGMDTLPLNGNFNNSYSLRSGDFPPGDGASEPPRGRNLADAAAFEKMIISELVHNNLRGGSSGAKGPPPPEPPVPPVPGGGGEEEAGGPGGADRAEIELLYKALEEPLLLPRAQSVLYQSDLDESESCTAEDGATSRPLSSPPGRDSLYASGANLRDSPSYPDSSPEGPSEALPPPPPAPPGPPEIYYTSRPPALVARNPLQGYYQVRRPSHEGYLAAPGLEGPGPDGDGQMQLVTSL; encoded by the exons ATGGCCCGCCTGGCCGCTGTGCTGTGGAGTCTCTGCATCACCGCCGTCCTGGTCACCTCGGCCACCCAAG GCCTGAGCCGGGCTGGGCTCCCGTTCGGGCTGATGCGCCGGGAGCTGGCGTGCGAAGGCTATCCCATTGAGCTGCGGTGCCCAGGCAGCGACGTCATCATGGTGGAGAACGCCAACTATGGGCGCACAGACGACAAGATCTGTGACGCCGACCCTTTCCAGATGGAGAACGTGCAGTGCTACCTGCCTGATGCCTTCAAGATCATGTCACAGAG GTGTAACAACCGCACCCAGTGCGTGGTGGTTGCCGGCTCTGACGCCTTTCCCGACCCCTGTCCTGGGACCTACAAGTACCTGGAGGTGCAGTACGACTGTGTCCCCTACA TCTTCGTGTGCCCAGGGACCCTGCAGAAGGTGTTGGAGCCCACCTCCACGCACGAGTCGGAACACCAGTCTGGCGCCTGGTGCAAGGACCCGCTGCAGGCGGGCGACCGTATCTACGTCATGCCCTGGATCCCCTACCGCACGGACACGCTGACCGAGTACGCCTCGTGGGAGGACTACGTGGCCGCGCGCCACACCACCACCTACCGCCTGCCCAACCGCGTGGACGGCACGGGTTTCGTGGTCTACGATGGCGCCGTCTTCTACAACAAGGAGCGCACGCGCAACATCGTCAAGTACGACCTGCGCACGCGCATCAAGAGTGGGGAGACGGTCATCAACACCGCCAACTACCACGACACCTCGCCCTACCGCTGGGGGGGCAAGACCGACATCGACCTAGCCGTGGACGAGAACGGGCTGTGGGTCATTTACGCCACCGAGGGCAACAACGGGCGCCTGGTGGTGAGCCAGCTCAACCCCTACACGCTGCGTTTCGAGGGCACGTGGGAGACCGGCTACGACAAGCGCTCGGCGTCCAACGCCTTCATGGTGTGCGGGGTCCTGTACGTGCTGCGCTCCGTGTACGTGGACGACGACAGCGAGGCGGCGGGCAACCGCGTGGACTACGCCTTCAACACCAACGCCAACCGCGAGGAGCCCGTGAGCCTGGCCTTCCCCAACCCCTACCAGTTCGTCTCCTCCGTGGACTACAACCCTCGCGACAACCAGCTTTACGTCTGGAACAACTATTTTGTGGTGCGCTACAGCCTGGAGTTCGGGCCGCCCGACCCCAGTGCGG GCCCAGCCACTTCCCCACCTGTCAGCACGACCACCACAGCCCGACCCACACCCCTCACCAGCACGGCCTCGCCCGCAGCCACCACCCCGCTCCGCCGGGTGCCCCTCACCACACACCCTGTGGGTGCCATCAACCAGCTGGGACCTGACCTGCCTCCAGCCAcagccccagctcccagcacccggcggcccccagcccccaacctGCACGTGTCCCCAGAGCTCTTCTGTGAACCTAGAGAGGTGCGGCGGGTCCAGTGGCCGGCCACCCAGCAGGGCATGCTGGTGGAGAGGCCCTGCCCCAAGGGGACCCGAG GAATTGCCTCCTTCCAGTGTCTACCAGCCCTGGGGCTCTGGAACCCCCGGGGCCCTGACCTCAGCAACTGCACCTCCCCCTGGGTCAACCAGGTGGCCCAGAAG ATCAAGAGCGGGGAAAATGCAGCCAACATTGCCAGTGAGCTAGCCCGTCACACCCGAGGCTCCATCTATGCGGGTGACGTGTCCTCCTCCGTGAAGCTGATGGAGCAGCTGCTGGATATTCTGGACGCCCAGCTGCAGGCCTTGCGGCCCATCGAGCGCGAGTCAGCTGGCAAGAACTACAACAAG aTGCACAAGCGGGAGAGAACCTGCAAAGACTACATCAAG GCTGTGGTAGAGACTGTGGACAACCTGCTGCGGCCAGAGGCTCTGGAATCCTGGAAGGACATGAACGCTACGGAGCAGGTGCACACAGCCACCATGCTCTTGGATGTCCTGGAGGAGGGTGCCTTCCTGCTGGCCGACAATGTCAGGGAGCCCGCCCGCTTCCTGGCTGCCAAGCAGAATGTGG TCCTGGAGGTGACAGTCCTCAACACCGAGGGCCAAGTGCAGGAGCTGGTGTTCCCCCAGGAGTACCCAAGCGAGAACTCCATCCAGCTGTCCGCCAATACCATCAAGCAGAACAGCCGCAACG GTGTAGTCAAAGTCGTTTTCATCCTCTACAACAACCTGGGTCTCTTCCTGTCCACCGAGAACGCCACAGTGAAGCTGGCAGGTGAAGCAGGTTCAGGTGGCCCAGGCGGCGCCTCCCTGGTGGTGAATTCGCAGGTCATCGCAGCGTCCATCAACAAGGAGTCCAGTCGAGTCTTTCTCATGGACCCTGTCATCTTCACCGTGGCCCACCTGGAG GCCAAGAACCACTTCAATGCTAACTGCTCCTTCTGGAACTACTCGGAGCGTTCCATGCTGGGCTACTGGTCAACCCAGGGCTGCCGCCTGGTGGAGTCCAACAAGACCCACACCACGTGTGCCTGCAGCCACCTCACCAACTTCGCCGTGCTGATGGCCCACCACGAGATC TACCAGGGCCGCATCAATGAGCTGCTGTTGTCGGTCATCACCTGGGTGGGCATCGTGATCTCCCTCGTCTGCCTGGCCATCTGTATCTCTACCTTCTGCTTCTTGCGGGGGCTGCAGACTGACCGCAACACCATCCACAAGAACCTGTGCATCAACCTCTTCCTGGCTGAGCTGCTCTTCCTGGTCGGGATCGACAAGACTCAGTATGAG ATCGCCTGCCCCATCTTCGCTGGCTTGCTGCACTACTTCTTCCTGGCCGCCTTCTCCTGGCTGTGCCTGGAGGGTGTGCACCTCTATCTGCTGCTGGTGGAAGTGTTTGAGAGCGAGTACTCCCGTACCAAGTACTACTACTTGGGGGGCTACTGCTTCCCGGCACTGGTGGTGGGCATCGCGGCTGCCATCGACTACCGCAGCTATGGCACCGAGAAGGC CTGCTGGCTCCGAGTGGACAATTATTTCATCTGGAGCTTCATCGGGCCAGTCTCCTTTGTTATCGTG GTGAACCTGGTGTTCCTCATGGTGACCCTGCACAAGATGATCCGGAGCTCATCTGTGCTCAAGCCCGACTCCAGTCGCCTCGACAACATTAA atcCTGGGCCCTGGGGGCCATCGCGCTGCTCTTCCTGCTGGGTCTCACTTGGGCTTTCGGCCTGCTCTTCATCAATAAGGAGTCGGTGGTCATGGCCTATCTCTTCACCACTTTCAACGCCTTCCAGGGGGTCTTCATCTTTGTCTTTCACTGCGCCTTACAGAAGAAG gtGCACAAGGAGTACAGCAAGTGCCTGCGTCACTCCTACTGCTGCATCCGTTCCCCCCCCGGGGGCGCTCACGGCTCACTGAAGACCTCAGCCATGCGGAGCAACACCCGCTACTACACAGGGACCCAG AGCCGAATCCGGAGGATGTGGAACGACACCGTGAGGAAACAGACGGAGTCCTCCTTCATGGCAGGCGACATCAACAGTACCCCCACCCTGAACAGAG GTACCATGGGGAACCACCTGCTGACCAACCCCGTGCTACAGCCCCGTGGGGGCACCAGCCCCTACAACACCCTCATTGCTGAGTCGGTGGGCTTCAATCCCTCCTCGCCCCCTGTCTTCAACTCCCCAG GGAGCTACCGGGAACCCA AGCACCCTCTGGGAGGCCGGGAAGCCTGTGGCATGGACACACTGCCCCTCAATGGCAACTTCAACAACAGTTACTCCTTGCGAAGTGGGGATTTCCCTCCAGGGGATGGGGCCTCCGAGCCACCGCGAGGCCGGAACCTGGCCGACGCTGCCGCCTTCGAGAAGATGATCATCTCAGAGCTGGTACACAACAACCTGCGGGGCGGCAGCAGCGGGGCCAAGGGCCCTCCACCACCCGAACCCCCCGTGCCACCTGTGCCAGGGGGCGGTGGCGAGGAAGAAGCAGGCGGGCCTGGGGGTGCTGACCGGGCAGAGATCGAACTTCTCTACAAGGCCCTGGAGGAGCCGCTGCTGCTGCCCCGGGCCCAGTCGGTGCTGTACCAGAGCGATCTGGATGAGTCGGAGAGCTGCACTGCGGAGGATGGGGCCACCAGccggcccctctcctcccctccggGCCGGGACTCCCTCTATGCCAGCGGGGCCAACCTGCGGGACTCGCCCTCCTACCCGGACAGCAGCCCCGAGGGGCCCAGCGAggccctcccaccacccccgccTGCGCCCCCCGGTCCCCCCGAAATCTACTACACCTCGCGCCCACCGGCCCTGGTGGCCCGGAACCCCCTGCAGGGCTACTACCAGGTGCGGCGGCCCAGCCACGAGGGCTACCTGGCAGCCCCAGGCCTCGAGGGGCCAGGGCCCGACGGGGATGGGCAGATGCAGCTGGTCACCAGTCTCTGA